The region ACAGCGTCGTCTCGCGATCCGAGGTCCCCTGGCCGAAGGCATCGTCGCGGCATGGGACTTTCAGCCCGTGAAGGATGCCTCGGCCGTGTACTATCGCGGCAAGAGCGCCCGGAGCGGGCTGCGCACGGGAGATGTGGCATGAGCCAGGGATACCGCGAGACCCTGCCGATCTCTTTCGAAGAGGAGGTCGAGGGCGAAGCCGGCTTCGAGGCCCCAGTCCCGGAAGTCCTCGCCCCGGAAGTCCTCGCCCCGGAAGGTCGGGATCACCGGCACGCCTGAGGCCAGAACATGGTCAGAATCGGCGTGTTCGCCCGCGCCCATCCGGGAGAATCGTAACGGCTGGTTAAATCAGGCTTACCCATGACTTTTCCTTTGACATAAGTCGGCCTATACACGAGTTTCCCATGTGTACCCAATAACCAGGGAGTGGTAACGACCCATGAACAAGTTTGTCTCTCTCTTCCTTCCTTCCTTCCTTCCTTCCTGCCTGCCTGCCTGCCTGTGCCTTGGTGCTTGCTGGTTGCTCAACCATCACACAGGGAGTCACGCAAAATATCACTATAAACACGAACCCGGTAGGTGCAAGTTGCTACCTGGAGCGACTGGGCAACCGTATTGAAACGATTGATTCAACACCTGCCACGGTTACCGTTACCAAGACCAGGGACGACATCAGGATTGTTTGTAACAAGCCCGGTTACCAGACAGCGACTTACTGGAACCAAAGCGGTTGGGAAAGCGGGACTGGTGCAGTTGGAATTGCTGTAGATGTTCTGCTCACGGCGGGCCTCAGCAGCGCCATCGATTCCGCTACAGGCGCTGACAACAAGTACGAAAGCCCTGTGAATATCACCCTGATCTCGGAGTAACTGGAAGGATGTAGCACACTCACTACCAGTTTCCCGCCCTTCATGAGCAGTTATATGGGCGACAATTTGGGGAAGCACCAGGGTATCGGTCCCCCGGTCGAACAGTGAGGTATCAGGAATCCGGACAGAGTAGACCGAGTGGCCCCGCTCTCGTGTTGATGCGGAAGATGAGAGAGGAACTTTCATCGGGTTCGGGAGGCCGCAAGCCTCCCGTGCCTGCCCTCGCGGCCCAGCCCGGTCGCCTGCAACAGGCCGAGACCGGTGCCTGCATGATCGGATGCGTGATTCCAGGCAGCCCGCAGGGCGGCATCCTCAAGTCAGCCATGGCGTCCCGCTTCGCGGGAGAACGCTCCCTCAGTTCGTATCCGACAACAACCGGCGGGCGATGACTTGGGCCTGGATCTCGGCGGCACCCTCGAAGATGTTGAGGATACGGGCGTCGCACAGGACGCGACTGATCTCGTACTCCTGAGCGTAACCGTTGCCGCCGTGGATCTGGAGCGCATTGTCGGCATTGGCCCAGGCGACACGTGCGCCGAGCAGCTTGGCCATGCCGGCCTCGAGGTCGCAGCGGCGGCCAGCGTCTTTCTCGCGGGCGGAGAACCAGCAGAGCTGGCGGGCAATCATGGTCTCGACCGCCATCCAGGCGATCTTGTTGGCGACGCGCGGGAATTCGGCAATCGAGCGGCCGAACTGCTGGCGCTCGCAGGCGTAGTTGAGGCCGAGCTCCAGGGCGGCCTGGGCGACACCCACGGCGCGCGCGCCGGTCTGGATGCGCGCCGATTCGAAGGTCGCCATGAGTTGCTTGAAGCCCTTGCCCTCTTCGCCGCCGAGCAGGTTCTCTTCCTTCACCTCGAAACCGTCGAAGCCGATCTCGTATTCTTTCATGCCGCGGTAGCCCAGCACCGCGATCTCGCCGCCCGACATGCCGTCGGCAGGAAACGGGTTGGCATCGTCGCCACGCGGCTTTTCGGCCAGGAACATGGAAAGACCGCGGTAGCCCTTCTCGTCCGGATCGGTGCGGGCCAGCAGTGTCATCACGTCGGCGCGCGCCGCGTGCGTGATCCAGGTCTTGTTCCCGGTCACATGATAGGAGCCGCCATTCTTCACGGCGCGCGTCTTCAGGCTGCCGAGGTCGGAGCCGGTGCCGGGTTCGGTGAAAACGGCTGTGGGGATGATCCTGCCCGAGACGATGCCGGGCAGAAAGCGTTTCTTCTGGTCCTCGGTGCCGCCGTTGATGATGAGTTCGGAGGCGATTTCGGTCCGCGTGCCGAGCGAACCGACACCGATGTAGCCGCGGCTCAACGCCTCGGTCACCACGCACATGGCGACCTTGGTCATGCCGAGGCCGCCGTGCTCCTCGGGGATCGAGAGGCCGAAGACACCGAGTTCCGCCAGCTCCTGCAACACCTCAAGCGGGATGACGTCGTCCTTCAGGTGCCATTCGTGGGCGAACGGCCTGACCTTCTCCTCGGCATAGCGGCGGAACTGGTCGCGCACCATGACGAGATCCTCGTCCAGCCCGTCTTCGCCGAAGCCGCTGTTCTTCCAGTCGGCCGCCAGGATCGCGGCCAGTCGCTGGCGCGGGGCGTCACCCGAGGCTTTCATCAGGACCGAAACATCCCCGGTCCAGAAGGCGTGGAGGTCGTGGTCGGAGATGCCGAGATCGTGGGGGCGGACGACCTCGACCTGGCTCATGGCGATGCCGCCTGCAAGCTGGGCGAGATACTCGCCGGTGCCGATCTGCAGGGTCAGCGTCTCGACCTCGCCGAGTTTGCCGGTCTCATCGAGCGCACGGGCCCAGCGCAGCATCTGGCGCAGGCCCTCGACATAGGTCGCAAGCCAGGCCAGACCGTGGGCGGCATGCTGATGCCGGTCCACCAGCCTGGCGTCGACACCCTTGTCGGCATCGACCACCAGCTCCCGCACACCCCGGCGCGCCGCATCATAAAGGCCCTCGGAGGCCGCAAGCGCGCCCGAACAGTGCTCCAACAGGTCGTCAGGAACGGTCATGACACCTCACTTTCCGGAGTCGGCTACGTGGCGGTTCGCCGCGCGGATCAGCCCTCCAGAACGTCCTCGAGCGTGCGCAGGCCCGGGCGCGGCGACTGCACCAGCACGGCCATGTTGCCGGGCTTGTGCTCGTTGTTGCGCATCTTGGTATGGGCGCGCGGGATGTCCTCCCACGAGAACACCTCGGACATGCAGGGATCGATGCGGCGCTCGATGACCAGCTTGTTGGCCTGGCTCGCCTGGGCGAGGTTGGCGAAATGGCTGCCCTGGATGCGCTTCTGGCGCATCCACACGAAACGGGCGTCGAAGGTGATGTTGTAGCCCGTGGTGCCGGCGCAGAAGACGACCATGCCCCCGCGCTTCACGACGAAGCAGGAGACCGGGAAGGTCGCCTCGCCGGGGTGCTCGAAGACGATGTCGACATCGTTGCCCTTGCCGGTGATGTTCCAGATCGCCTTGCCGAACGCGCGGCACTTCTTCATGTAGGCGGCATAACCCTCGGCGTCGTTCACCTCGGGCAGACGGCCCCAGCAGTCGAAGTCGCGCCGGTTGATGACACCCCTGGCGCCGAGGGACATGACGAAGTCGGCCTTGTCGTCCTCGCTGATGACGCCGATCGCGTTGGCCCCCGCCGTGGCGGCAAGCTGCACCGCGAAGCTGCCCAGACCGCCCGAGGCACCCCAGACAAGGACGTTGTGGCCCGGCCGCAGAACGTGCGGGCGATGGCCGAAGAGCATGCGGTAGGTGGTCGCCAGCGTCAGCGTGTAGCAGGCCGACTCTTCCCAGGTCAGGTGCCTGGGACGCGGCATGAGCTGCTGGGCCTGGACGCGGCAGAACTGCGCGAAGCTGCCGTCGCCGGTCTCGTAGCCCCAGATGCGCTGGGTCGGCGAATACATCGGGTCGCCGCCGTTGCACTCCTCGTCGTCGCCGTCGTCCTGGTTGCAGTGGATGACGACCTCGTCACCGACCTTCCAGCGCTTCACTTTGGAGCCAACGGCCCAGACGATGCCCGAGGCATCGGAGCCGGCGATGTGGACATCGCCCTTGTGGACGTCGAACGGGCTGATCGGAATGCCAAGCGAGGCCCAGACACCGTTGTAGTTCACGCCCGCGGCCATCACAAGCACCAGAACCTCGTTGCTGTCGATCTCGTGGGTCGGCAGCACCTCGACCTGCATGGCCTGCTCGGGCTCGCCATGGCGCTCCCGGCGAATCGCCCATGCGTACATCCTGGCCGGTACATGACCGAGGGGCGGAATCTCGCCCATCTCGTAAAGGTCCTTCACCGGTGCTTCGTAATCGACAGGCAGCGCCTCGGCCGGCTGAGCCATTGTTCGTCTCCGGAAATCGTCGTCTGTTGTGAGATTCCGATGTTGCGATGCAACACCGCGGTCGGGTTCCCGCCCTGAACCCCATTGTTTTTCCACCTTACGGCGTTTGCAACTTTTTTTGCATTGCAGCATCATGGAAATCGAACTGAGCAAACGGGATGCAGACGGGATAACGTCATGACCGGCGGCGCAACCAATTCCGGACCAATCAGGGACCGCCCGTGGCTGATGCGGACCTATTCGGGCCACAGCACGGCCAGGGCGTCCAATGCGCTTTACCGCACCAACCTGGAGCGCGGGCAGACCGGCCTCTCCATCGCCTTCGATCTGCCGACCCAGACCGGCTATGACGCCGACGAGGCGATCGCCAGGGGCGAGGTCGGCCGTGTCGGCGTGCCGGTGAGCCATCTGGGCGACATGGAGGTGCTGTTCGACCGGATCCCCATCGAGAAGATGAACACCTCGATGACGATCAACGCGACGGCGGCCTGGCTCTTCGCGCTCTACATCGCGCTGGCCGACAAGCGCGGCATCGACAGGAGCGCACTCTCGGGCACGATCCAGAACGACATCGTGAAGGAGTACCTCAGCCGCGGCACCTACATCTTCCCGCCGTCGCCCTCGCTGAAGCTGACGACCGACACGATCGTCTTCTCGGTCGCCGAGGTGCCGAAGTGGAACCCGATCAACGTCTGCCCCTATCATCTGCAGGAAGCCGGCGCGACGCCGGTGCAGGAGATCGCCTTCTCGCTCGCCAACGCGATCCAGATCCTCGATGACGTGAAGGCCTCCGGGACCGTCAGCGAGGAAGGTTTCGCCCGGATCGTGGGCCGTATCAGCTTCTTCGTGAATGCCGGCATCCGGTTCGTGACCGAGATGTGCAAGATGCGCGCGTTCACCGAGCTGTGGGACGCGATCTGCGCCGAGCGTTATGGTGTCGACGATCCCAGGCTGCGCCGCTTTCGTTATGGCGTGCAGGTGAACTCCCTGGGCCTGACCGAGCAGCAGCCCGAGAACAATGTCTACCGCATCCTGCTCGAGATGCTGGCCGTCACGCTCTCGAAGGGCGCACGGGCGCGGGCCGTGCAGCTGCCGGCCTGGAACGAGGCGCTCGGCCTGCCCCGTCCCTGGGACCAGCAGTGGAGCCTGCGCCTGCAGCAGATCGTGGCGTACGAGACCGACCTCCTGGAGTTCGGCGACATCTTCGACGGCAGCAGCGAGATCGCGTCCAAGGTCGCAGAGCTCAAGGACGCCGCGCAATCGGAACTCGCGGCG is a window of Rhodospirillales bacterium DNA encoding:
- a CDS encoding acyl-CoA/acyl-ACP dehydrogenase translates to MTVPDDLLEHCSGALAASEGLYDAARRGVRELVVDADKGVDARLVDRHQHAAHGLAWLATYVEGLRQMLRWARALDETGKLGEVETLTLQIGTGEYLAQLAGGIAMSQVEVVRPHDLGISDHDLHAFWTGDVSVLMKASGDAPRQRLAAILAADWKNSGFGEDGLDEDLVMVRDQFRRYAEEKVRPFAHEWHLKDDVIPLEVLQELAELGVFGLSIPEEHGGLGMTKVAMCVVTEALSRGYIGVGSLGTRTEIASELIINGGTEDQKKRFLPGIVSGRIIPTAVFTEPGTGSDLGSLKTRAVKNGGSYHVTGNKTWITHAARADVMTLLARTDPDEKGYRGLSMFLAEKPRGDDANPFPADGMSGGEIAVLGYRGMKEYEIGFDGFEVKEENLLGGEEGKGFKQLMATFESARIQTGARAVGVAQAALELGLNYACERQQFGRSIAEFPRVANKIAWMAVETMIARQLCWFSAREKDAGRRCDLEAGMAKLLGARVAWANADNALQIHGGNGYAQEYEISRVLCDARILNIFEGAAEIQAQVIARRLLSDTN
- a CDS encoding PEGA domain-containing protein, with product MSLSSFLPSFLPACLPACALVLAGCSTITQGVTQNITINTNPVGASCYLERLGNRIETIDSTPATVTVTKTRDDIRIVCNKPGYQTATYWNQSGWESGTGAVGIAVDVLLTAGLSSAIDSATGADNKYESPVNITLISE
- the ccrA gene encoding crotonyl-CoA carboxylase/reductase gives rise to the protein MAQPAEALPVDYEAPVKDLYEMGEIPPLGHVPARMYAWAIRRERHGEPEQAMQVEVLPTHEIDSNEVLVLVMAAGVNYNGVWASLGIPISPFDVHKGDVHIAGSDASGIVWAVGSKVKRWKVGDEVVIHCNQDDGDDEECNGGDPMYSPTQRIWGYETGDGSFAQFCRVQAQQLMPRPRHLTWEESACYTLTLATTYRMLFGHRPHVLRPGHNVLVWGASGGLGSFAVQLAATAGANAIGVISEDDKADFVMSLGARGVINRRDFDCWGRLPEVNDAEGYAAYMKKCRAFGKAIWNITGKGNDVDIVFEHPGEATFPVSCFVVKRGGMVVFCAGTTGYNITFDARFVWMRQKRIQGSHFANLAQASQANKLVIERRIDPCMSEVFSWEDIPRAHTKMRNNEHKPGNMAVLVQSPRPGLRTLEDVLEG
- a CDS encoding protein meaA codes for the protein MTGGATNSGPIRDRPWLMRTYSGHSTARASNALYRTNLERGQTGLSIAFDLPTQTGYDADEAIARGEVGRVGVPVSHLGDMEVLFDRIPIEKMNTSMTINATAAWLFALYIALADKRGIDRSALSGTIQNDIVKEYLSRGTYIFPPSPSLKLTTDTIVFSVAEVPKWNPINVCPYHLQEAGATPVQEIAFSLANAIQILDDVKASGTVSEEGFARIVGRISFFVNAGIRFVTEMCKMRAFTELWDAICAERYGVDDPRLRRFRYGVQVNSLGLTEQQPENNVYRILLEMLAVTLSKGARARAVQLPAWNEALGLPRPWDQQWSLRLQQIVAYETDLLEFGDIFDGSSEIASKVAELKDAAQSELAAIERLGGATQAVETGYMKQALVESNSARIAAIEAGEKPVIGVNIFTESAPSPLTEGADGGFMTVDAAAEDEQIANLKAWREARDGAAAEQAVAVLKQAAREGRNIMEPSIACAKAGVTTGEWGRALREAFGEYRAPTGLAAASAVAPAEAMAEARQHVESATARLGRRVKLLVGKPGLDGHSNGAEQIALRARDCGMEVVYQGIRLSPEQIAASALEESVHVVGLSILSGAHIRLVAEVRRLMDSEGCDDIPIVVGGIIPPEDIDALKSAGVARVYTPKDFGITGIIRDIADVAGLPMPEAAQ